The genomic interval GTGAACTGAAGCACCTCTTGATCGACCGGGAATGTGCCGGAGCGCCAGCGGTTGGAGGCAGGTGTGATCTTCGCTGTTCCTGTTCAGACCCACGACCACCAGCCGGGAAGGGCCTCATGACCGCCACCGCCGCGCACGTCGAGGCGTCCGCGCCGCCCGCCACGCCCGGCGACCTGATGACCGGCCGGGAACGGCTGCGGCTCGTCCTCGTACTCGGGGCGCTGATCGCGATCGGACCGTTGACGATCGACATGTACCTGCCGGCGCTGCCGGCGATCACCACCGACTTCGGTACCGCCGAGGCGGCGGTCCAGTTGACCCTCACCGGCACCCTGGCCGGGCTGGCCCTCGGTCAACTGCTGATCGGCCCGCTGTCGGACGCGGTGGGCCGGCGGGTACCGCTGCTCGCCGGCCTGGTGTTGCACGTGGTCGCCTCGGCGCTCTGCGTCGTCGCCCCGAACATCGGCGCGCTGGGCGTGCTGCGGGTGTTGCAGGGGCTCGGCACCGCCGCCGCCTCGGTGGTGGCGATGGCCGTGGTACGCGACCTGTTCAGCGGAACGGCCTTCGCCAGGATCTTCTCCCGGCTGATGCTGGTGATGGGTGCCGCCCCGGTGCTGGCGCCCACGCTGGGCAGCGCGGTGCTCGGCTGGACGGACTGGCGCGGGGTGTTCGTCGCGCTCGGCGTCTTCGGAATCGTCCTGGTCGTCCTCGCCGCGTTCAAGCTGCCCGAGACGCTTCCGGTGCACCGGCGGCGCAGTGGCGGCGTACGCGGCACCGCCCGGGTCTACCGCTCGCTGCTGCGGGACCGTACGTTCGTCGGGCTCGTCGCGGTCGCCGGGCTGGCGATGGCGGCGCTGTTCGCGTACGTCTCCGGCTCCTCCTTCGTCTTCCAGGAGCAGTACGGGCTCGACGAGCAGCAGTTCGGGATCGTCTTCGGTGCCGGCGCGGTGGGCCTGATCGGGGCCTCCCAGCTCAACGTCCGGCTGCTGCGCCGGTACGCCCCGCAGCGGATCCTGGTCACCGCGCTGGCCGTCGGCACGCTGGCCGGGTTCGCGCTGCTCGGCTTCGCCGCGACCGGGCTCGGTGGGCTGCCCGCCGTACTGGTGTCGCTCTGGGTGGTGCTCGCCGCTTCCGGTCTGGCCATGCCGAACGCTCCGGCGCTGGCGTTGAGCCGGCACGGCGAGGCGGCCGGTACGGCGGCGGCGCTGCTCGGGGCGGTGCAGTTCGGCATCGGCGCGCTGCTGGCGCCGCTGGTCGGCGTGCTCGGCAACGGCAGTGTCGGGATGGGGCTGGTGATCGCCGGCGGCATGGTCGCCGCGCTGGCCGTGCTGCTCCTGGTCGTCCGCCCGACCCAGCTCTCCCCCGTGCCCACTCCGGAGGTCACCCCCGCCACCGCCCACTGACCAGACGCGCAACCCACCAACCCCAACACACCTTGCCCGTTGATCAGGTAGCGTTCGGCCGCCCGGCGCGAGCCGGACGCTACCTGATCACGAACGGCGGCGGGCGCGGGTGGGCCGGTGCCGTGGGGGGTGGGCGGGAGGAACGGGGCGGCGGGGCCAGTGCGTGGGGTGGCGCAGGGCCGCCGGGAGGGCGGTCCGGGCGTCGCCGACCGCCGCGTCGACCTGGGCCTGGGTGAGGAAGATGCTGCCGGTCAGGTCGGCACCGCGCAGGTCGGCGCCGCGCAGGTCCGCCCCGGTGAGGTCGGCCAGGGTCAGGTCGACGCCGCGCAGGTCGGCGCCGATGAGGTACGCCCCGCGCAGGTTGGCGCCGACCAGGTCGGCACGGCGCAGGTCGGCCCCGATCAGCTCGGCCCCCCGCCGGTCGACTCCCGCCCGGCCAGTCCCCGCCCGACCGGCCCTCGCCCTCCGGTCGGTTGCTGGTCGGCCGGTTCGGGATCGGATCTGCTCGCTGGCCCGCAGCAGCAGCTCGTTGACGCTCCGGCGGTGGGCCGGGACGTCCAGGGCGGCGAGCGAGGAGGGATCGCCGTCGGCGAGCCCTTCGGTCACGGCGCGGGCGGCGGCCAGCTCGGCGTGCAGCGGCTCGGCCGGCTCCAACGCCAGGGCCTCGGCCAGATACCAGAGCAGTTCGTGGAGTTGCCGGACGACCGGGAAGACCTCGAACATCCCCGCCGCGACCTCCGGGTCGGTCCGCCAGTCCCGCCCCCGGTAGGTGATCTGGGCGACCTGCTGGCCGGCGCCGAAGCAGTCGAAGACGGTACATCCGGCGAAGCCGCGCTCGCGCAGGTCGCGGTGGATGCCGCAGCGGTGGTCGGACCGGAGGTTGGGGCAGGCCCGGCCGGCGGGCTTGTCGATGGCGAAGTCCGACGAGGCGGCGAAGGCCGGCACCACGCAGCACAGCCCGAAGCAGCGCTCGCAGTCGGCGTGCAGCTCGCGCCGCCGCCCCGCCGGGTCGGAGCCGGTCGGGGGTGCGTCGGGCGGGGAGGCGCCGGACAAGACAGTCGATCTCCAGGAAGCGAGCCGGAGGGCAGGTCCGGCGCCGTCCGCGCCGGGCCCGCCGCATGGTTGAGCTGGCTAAAGGGTACCTACCGGGCGGGTCAGCCGGCCGTCGGCGCGGCCTCGGGCTCGCCCTGCGGCAGCGGCTCGCCGGTCTCCAGCAGTGTCTTGAGGCTGGAGAGCAGTTCCGACCAGCCCTCGCTGACGCTCTCCAGCAGCGCGCTGCCCGGCGCGAAACCCTGGTGTACGACGGTCAGCCGCACCGCACCGCCGCGAGGCTCGATCTCGAAGCTCACCCTGCTGCGCGGCTCCTCGGCCAGCTTGGCCACCTCCGCCGGATCCATCTCGTACGCCCGGGCGAACTCGGGGCTGAAGTCGTGCCAGGCGTACGAGAGCCGACGGTAGGGCTCGGCCTCCAGCACCACCTGCTCCGGGCCGACGATCCGTACGCCGTTGTGCACCCAGACCATCTCCGAGCCGGCCCGCCAGTCGGTCTCGAAGGTGACTCCCCAGTACCGGCTGGTGAAGGCGGGATCGGTCAGCGCCTGCCAGAGACGCTCCGGGGTGGTGTTGATGTAGCTCGTGTAGACGAATTCGCGCTCGCCCATGGGTTCCTGCTCCAATGCGCTCTTGAGGTCGGCGAGTGCGTGCACCCGCGCCCGGTCGTACTGGTTGATCCAGCGGTCCGCGATCGCGTTGATCGGCTCGGCGTTGAGGTAGTGCAACTTCTCCCGGCCGCGCCAGAGCGTGGTGACCAGGTTGGCCGCCTCCAGCACCGCGAGGTGCTTGCTGACGGACTGCCGGGTCATCGCCAGCCCCGCGCACAGCTCCCGCAGGCTCTGCCCGTTGCGGGTGTTCAGGCTGTCCAGCAGCCGTCGGCGACTGCCGTCGGCGAGCGCCCTGAACACCTCGTCCATCCCCGTCATCCCCCGAACATGCAGCCAACTGGTTGCCTAAGACAATAGGCAGCCAGTTGGTTGCATGTCAACTGGTCGGCGGAAGATCCCAGCCGCGACGGGCCGGAGAAGGCACGGCGCGGACACGGCACGGCGCGGCACATCGACCAGAGGTGATGGTTTCCGATTCCGCCGCCGGGGTAGCTATTTCTCCATAACCGACAGTCGACCAGGAGGGACAGATGGCATCCCGGACGCAGTACCACGTCGTTCCCGAGGCCAGCGGCTGGAAGGTGGAGCACGGCTCCACAGTGGTCGGACGCTACGACACCAAGGAGAGCGCGCTCGGCGCCGGCCGTGACGCGGCCAAGGCGAACCAGCCGAGCCAGCTCGTCGTACACAAGCAGGACGGCCAGATCGAGACCGAGCACACCTACCGCGACGACCCCTTCCCGCCCGCCGGCTAAGAGCAGCCGCCGGAGACGACGGCACAGCAGAGTAGCTACGGATCGGCCCACGCCAGCACAGCGGCGCGGGCCGATCCGCGTCTAGGCCGAGGTCGCGTCTAAGCCGAGGTAGCGGAGCAACCGGCTGGCACGCTCAGGTGACCGCCCTGGTCAGGCGACTGCCCTGGTCAGGCGACCGCCTTGCGGGCGCGCGCCGGGTCGTCGGCGTCCAGGGCCAGCCGGGCCAGCCGCAGGCAGTCGGCGTACGACCGCTTGGCGAGCGCCGCCCGCACCGGGGCCAGCGAGCGCCCGGACATCGACAGGCTGGTCATCCCGAGTCCGACCAGCACCGGGGCGAGCAGCGGGTCGGCGGCCGCCTCGCCACAGACGCCGACCGGCTTGCCGGCGGCACGTCCGGCGGCGCCGACCTCGCCGATCAGGCGCAGCAGGGCCGGCTGCCACGGGTCCAGCAGCTCGGCCAGCAGGCCGGACTGCCGGTCGGCGGCGAAGGTGTACTGGCTGAGGTCGTTGGTGCCGACGCTGAGGAAGTCGACGACCTCCAGCAGTTGACCGGCGCGCAGCGCCGCCGCCGGCACCTCGATCATCACTCCGGCCTTCGGTAGCCCGGCCGCGTGCACCGCGTCGGCGAACTCGGCCGCCTCGGCCCGGGTGGCGACCATCGGCGCCATCACCCAGACCTCCGCCCCGGTCTGCTCGGCCGCCCGGGCGATCGCCGCCAACTGAGTACGCAGCAGCTCCGGGCGCTGCCGGGCCAGCCGCAGGCCGCGTACCCCGAGCGCCGGGTTCGGCTCGTCGGCCTGGTGCAGGAACGGCAGCGGCTTGTCGGCGCCCGCGTCGAGGGTGCGGATCACCACCCGGCGCCCGGCCAGCCCGGCGAAGACCTCCCGGTACGCCTCGGCCTGCTCGGCCAGGGACGGTTCCCGGCTCCGGTCCAGGAAGAGCAGTTCGGTGCGGAACAGCCCGACCCCCTCGGCCTCCTCGGCCGCCGCCAGGTCCCGGGCCGAGCCGATGTTGGCCAGCAGGGCGACAGAATGCCCGTCCGAGGTCTGCCCCGGGCCGGAAACCGCCGCCGCCGCCGTGCGGTGCTCCCGGTCCGCAGCGGTGGCGACCGCCACCTCCGCCGGGTCGACGTCGACCCGGACCAGGCCGGTCGCGCCGTCGACCAGCACCGTGGTGCCCTCGACGAGGTCGCGGGCACCGGGGCAGGCGACCACGGCGGGCAGCCCAAGCGCGCGGGCCAGGATCGCGGTGTGGCTGGTCGGGCCGCCGGACTCGGTGAGCAGCGCGACCACCTGCTCCGGGTCCAGGTCGACGGTGTCGGCCGGGGCCAGGTCCCAGGCGGTGAGCACGTACCGGTGCCCCGGCGAGGGGACCCCGGGCATCGGTCGGCCGAGGCAGACCGCCACCGCCCGGTCGCGCAGGTCGTCGAGGTCGGCGACCCGTTCGGCCAGGTATCCGCCGGCCGCCTCGAACGCGGCGCGGTGGGTGGCGAAGGCGGCGTCGATGGCGTGCGGCCCGTCCGACCCGGCCAGCACCTTCTCGCGTACGGCGTCGAGCAGCACCGGGTCCTCGGCCATCATCGCCTGGGCCCGGAGTACGTCGACCAGGGTCTTCTCCCCCGACCGGTCGGCCCGGCGGTGCAGTTCGGCGACCACCTCGCGCAGTGCCGCCACCGCCCGGTCGGCCTCGGCCGCCGGTTCGGTCACCGGGGTCGGTGCGGGCAGCGCCGGCACCCCGGCGACCCGGAGCACCGGCCCACCGGCGACGCCCGGACTGACCCCGATGCCATGCAACGCACCCTGGAGGTCCAGCGGCCCGGCCGGCTCAGGCATCGGCCGGCTCCTCCGCGTCCAGGTCCCGGGCGAGCAGCTCGGCGAGACCGTCCAGGGCCGCCTCGGCGCCCTCGCCGTCGGCCTCCAGCACCACCTCGGTGCCCTGCTTGGCGCCGAGCGAGAGCACCGAGAGCATGCTGTTGGCGGGTACCGCCCGCTTCTCGCCGGTCCGGATGGTCACCGGGACCGGTGCGGCCCCGGCCGCCGCGACGAAGAGCGCCGCCGGGCGGGCGTGCAGGCCGCTGGCGGAGCCGACCGTCACCGTACGCGTAGCCATGATGGCCTCCCTCTCTCAGGGTTCGATCGTGACCTTGATGGCCTCGCCCCGGGCGACCACGCCGAAGGCGTCGATGGCCCGCTCCAGCGGAAGCCGGTGGGTGATCAGGTCGGAGACCGGCACCGAACCGGTGGCGATCAGGCGCAGCGCCTCGGCATTGTGCGCCGGGCTGGAGCCGTTGGCGCCGACGATGGTCAACTCGCGGTAGTGCACCAGGTTGGAGTCGAGCGAGATGATCGGGTTGTCCTTCGGCAGGCCGCCGAAGAAGCTGATCCGGCCCTGCCGGGCGGCCATCTGCACCGCCTGCTCCTGTGCCGCGCCCGAGGCCGCCGCCGTGATGATCACGTCGGCGCCGCGCCCGTCGGTCAGCTTCAGCACCTCGTCGACCGGGTCGACCTCCGAGCCGCAGATCGCCGCGTCCGGGTGCACCAGCGCGGCCGCCATCTCCAGCCGCTCCCGGTTCAGCTCGACCAGGAAGACCCGGGCGGCGCCCCGGGCCCGGGCCAGCCGGACGTGCAGGCAGCCGATCGGTCCCGAGCCGACCACCACCACGTCGTCGCCGGGGCCGACCCCGGCCAGTTCCTGTCCGTTGAGTACGCAGGCCAGCGGCTCGGCCACCGACGCCTCGGCGAAGCCGACCCCGTCCGGGATCCGGTTCAGCCCGTCCACCGCGAGCACCTTCGCCGGGACCACCAGGTACTGCGCGAAGCCGCCCTCGTAGTGGTAGCCCATCGACTCCTGGTTGGGGCAGACGGTCATCCGGCCCCGCCGGCACTCCGGGCAGGTGCCGCACGGGATCGCCGCGATCACCTGTACCCGGTCGCCGGCCGTCCAGCCGGTGACCTCGGAACCGATCTGCACCACCTCACCGGCGATCTCGTGCCCCATCACCCGGGGCGGGTGGATGTGGTGGTGCCCGAACTTCGAGATCTTGACGTCGGTGCCGCAGGTGGAGCAGTTGCGTACCCGGATCTTGACGTCACCCGGCCCCGGGGTGGGCTCGGGGACGTCCTCGATGCGTACGTCACCGGGAGCGTGGAATCGAACGGCCTTCATCGGTTGCTGTCCTCCGGTGCCGGCG from Plantactinospora sp. BC1 carries:
- a CDS encoding multidrug effflux MFS transporter; this encodes MTGRERLRLVLVLGALIAIGPLTIDMYLPALPAITTDFGTAEAAVQLTLTGTLAGLALGQLLIGPLSDAVGRRVPLLAGLVLHVVASALCVVAPNIGALGVLRVLQGLGTAAASVVAMAVVRDLFSGTAFARIFSRLMLVMGAAPVLAPTLGSAVLGWTDWRGVFVALGVFGIVLVVLAAFKLPETLPVHRRRSGGVRGTARVYRSLLRDRTFVGLVAVAGLAMAALFAYVSGSSFVFQEQYGLDEQQFGIVFGAGAVGLIGASQLNVRLLRRYAPQRILVTALAVGTLAGFALLGFAATGLGGLPAVLVSLWVVLAASGLAMPNAPALALSRHGEAAGTAAALLGAVQFGIGALLAPLVGVLGNGSVGMGLVIAGGMVAALAVLLLVVRPTQLSPVPTPEVTPATAH
- a CDS encoding SRPBCC domain-containing protein, with protein sequence MDEVFRALADGSRRRLLDSLNTRNGQSLRELCAGLAMTRQSVSKHLAVLEAANLVTTLWRGREKLHYLNAEPINAIADRWINQYDRARVHALADLKSALEQEPMGEREFVYTSYINTTPERLWQALTDPAFTSRYWGVTFETDWRAGSEMVWVHNGVRIVGPEQVVLEAEPYRRLSYAWHDFSPEFARAYEMDPAEVAKLAEEPRSRVSFEIEPRGGAVRLTVVHQGFAPGSALLESVSEGWSELLSSLKTLLETGEPLPQGEPEAAPTAG
- a CDS encoding pentapeptide repeat-containing protein, producing MHADCERCFGLCCVVPAFAASSDFAIDKPAGRACPNLRSDHRCGIHRDLRERGFAGCTVFDCFGAGQQVAQITYRGRDWRTDPEVAAGMFEVFPVVRQLHELLWYLAEALALEPAEPLHAELAAARAVTEGLADGDPSSLAALDVPAHRRSVNELLLRASEQIRSRTGRPATDRRARAGRAGTGRAGVDRRGAELIGADLRRADLVGANLRGAYLIGADLRGVDLTLADLTGADLRGADLRGADLTGSIFLTQAQVDAAVGDARTALPAALRHPTHWPRRPVPPAHPPRHRPTRARRRS
- a CDS encoding HPr family phosphocarrier protein gives rise to the protein MATRTVTVGSASGLHARPAALFVAAAGAAPVPVTIRTGEKRAVPANSMLSVLSLGAKQGTEVVLEADGEGAEAALDGLAELLARDLDAEEPADA
- the ptsP gene encoding phosphoenolpyruvate--protein phosphotransferase is translated as MPEPAGPLDLQGALHGIGVSPGVAGGPVLRVAGVPALPAPTPVTEPAAEADRAVAALREVVAELHRRADRSGEKTLVDVLRAQAMMAEDPVLLDAVREKVLAGSDGPHAIDAAFATHRAAFEAAGGYLAERVADLDDLRDRAVAVCLGRPMPGVPSPGHRYVLTAWDLAPADTVDLDPEQVVALLTESGGPTSHTAILARALGLPAVVACPGARDLVEGTTVLVDGATGLVRVDVDPAEVAVATAADREHRTAAAAVSGPGQTSDGHSVALLANIGSARDLAAAEEAEGVGLFRTELLFLDRSREPSLAEQAEAYREVFAGLAGRRVVIRTLDAGADKPLPFLHQADEPNPALGVRGLRLARQRPELLRTQLAAIARAAEQTGAEVWVMAPMVATRAEAAEFADAVHAAGLPKAGVMIEVPAAALRAGQLLEVVDFLSVGTNDLSQYTFAADRQSGLLAELLDPWQPALLRLIGEVGAAGRAAGKPVGVCGEAAADPLLAPVLVGLGMTSLSMSGRSLAPVRAALAKRSYADCLRLARLALDADDPARARKAVA
- a CDS encoding DUF2188 domain-containing protein; amino-acid sequence: MASRTQYHVVPEASGWKVEHGSTVVGRYDTKESALGAGRDAAKANQPSQLVVHKQDGQIETEHTYRDDPFPPAG
- a CDS encoding zinc-dependent dehydrogenase is translated as MKAVRFHAPGDVRIEDVPEPTPGPGDVKIRVRNCSTCGTDVKISKFGHHHIHPPRVMGHEIAGEVVQIGSEVTGWTAGDRVQVIAAIPCGTCPECRRGRMTVCPNQESMGYHYEGGFAQYLVVPAKVLAVDGLNRIPDGVGFAEASVAEPLACVLNGQELAGVGPGDDVVVVGSGPIGCLHVRLARARGAARVFLVELNRERLEMAAALVHPDAAICGSEVDPVDEVLKLTDGRGADVIITAAASGAAQEQAVQMAARQGRISFFGGLPKDNPIISLDSNLVHYRELTIVGANGSSPAHNAEALRLIATGSVPVSDLITHRLPLERAIDAFGVVARGEAIKVTIEP